One segment of Ziziphus jujuba cultivar Dongzao chromosome 12, ASM3175591v1 DNA contains the following:
- the LOC107429196 gene encoding G-type lectin S-receptor-like serine/threonine-protein kinase RLK1, whose amino-acid sequence MENHNINTEQCMLRRKRRNGRWSMWIQSICSIQSDGRTNCRCSDGYLMEGQDKLQMLRWLSDGRTNCRCSDGYSLFNPTDAYSGCRPNFILGCNSSSGQIHQENHFMQEISNVNFPFSDYEVLSSISRESCKNACLRAAVIFGPHTMRCWKKRPPLSDGKVEFNAIAYLKTANIPQKDQSIVVFLPSSVLSGHSELVYYVIMSAILVGSLYLKRKVLEVEVSPNESRLQQFTYKELTKATNGFKVELGRGSSEIVYRGKTRSTGLIAVKMLDRVFENNNTKFKREVNIIGQTNHKKLVRLVGYCEEKRHRKQIIHCDIKPGNILLDENDDARISDFGLANLLPRNQINTKTKIRGTEGYVALEWIRAGPVSVKVDVYSFGVVLLEIICSRRNEDLETDGKFFIKWVYDCCSKGELGDLVKNDKEAMDDIKMVERFVKVAIWCVQDDPHVRPTMKKVMLMLEEILQVSVAPRPFSSSSIEIEDIVSGI is encoded by the exons ATGGAGAACCATAACATCAATACCGAACAGTGTATGCTCCGCCGTAAAAGGAGAAACGGGAGGTGGAGTATGTGGATTCAAAGTATCTGCTCAATCCAATCTGATGGAAGGACAAATTGCAGATGCTCAGATGGTTATCTGATGGAAGGACAGGACAAATTGCAGATGCTCAGATGGTTATCTGATGGAAGGACAAATTGCAGATGCTCAGATGGTTATTCTTTGTTCAATCCAACTGACGCATATAGTGGCTGCAGACCAAATTTCATACTGGGTTGTAATAGTAGTTCGGGGCAAATCCACCAGGAGAACCACTTCATGCAGGAGATATCAAAcgttaattttccattttcggATTATGAGGTGCTTAGCTCTATTAGTAGGGAGAGCTGCAAAAATGCCTGTTTACGTGCAGCAGTCATTTTTGGTCCCCATACAATGCGCTGTTGGAAGAAGAGGCCTCCACTTTCCGATGGGAAAGTTGAATTTAATGCCATAGCTTATCTCAAAACAGCTAATATCCCACAAAAGGACCAGAGCATAGTGGTTTTTCTGCCATCGTCGGTACTCTCAGGCCATTCTGAGTTGGTGTATTATGTAATTATGAGTGCAATACTTGTGGGTTCCTTATACTTAAAGAGGAAGGTCCTTGAAGTTGAGGTTTCTCCAAATGAAAGTAGATTGCAGCAATTTACCTACAAGGAGCTTACAAAGGCTACTAATGGATTCAAGGTAGAGCTAGGCAGGGGATCTTCTGAGATAGTTTACAGAGGTAAAACGAGATCAACTGGTCTCATTGCGGTCAAGATGTTAGACAGAGTGTTTGAAAACAATAACACAAAATTCAAAAGAGAAGTTAACATTATAGGCCAAACAAATCACAAGAAACTTGTCCGCCTAGTTGGTTATTGTGAAGAGAAACGACATAG AAAGCAGATCATCCACTGTGACATAAAGCCTGGAAACATACTTCTGGATGAGAATGACGATGCTCGGATTTCTGACTTTGGATTGGCAAACCTTTTGCCTCGCAATCAAATCaatacaaaaaccaaaatcagagGAACAGAAGGGTATGTTGCCCTTGAATGGATCAGGGCTGGGCCTGTGTCAGTAAAGGTTGATGTGTATAGCTTCGGTGTGGTGCTGCTAGAAATCATTTGCAGTCGAAGAAATGAAGATTTGGAAACTGATgggaaattttttataaaatgggTTTATGATTGCTGTTCGAAAGGGGAATTAGGTGATCTGGTTAAAAATGATAAGGAGGCCATGGATGATATAAAGATGGTAGAGAGATTTGTGAAGGTTGCCATTTGGTGCGTCCAGGATGACCCCCATGTAAGACCCACCATGAAGAAGGTTATGCTTATGCTTGAAGAAATACTTCAGGTTTCAGTTGCGCCACGTCCATTTTCGTCTTCTTCCATAGAAATTGAGGATATTGTTTCTGGGATTTGA
- the LOC107429195 gene encoding G-type lectin S-receptor-like serine/threonine-protein kinase LECRK1, with the protein MAILFLLLLQLPLSVVVAQTNGKINVPTSLTAGSKNNLWLSPSKDFAFGFHQLDDDAFILAIWYYKLSRQFTPVWYPNANKGKPVPRNSKLELTPDSALVLKNGAETLWNSGKTSSADVNYAVMNDTGNFMLLDIFSRHIWESFNYPTDTLLPSQIMKLGGPLSARTSDTDFAPRRFQFRLDLDGIARLISINLPGNFSYYDYSSTGDTSDPGDEVVFDSSGLYVLTRNESKIFIMKPEVPVSNPLDYYMRVSLNFDGALTLNSHSKDPSAANETWTTITSIPEDVCWSIKGEMGSGVCGFNSICSIQSDGRTNCICPDGYSLVNPADAYGGCRPNFLLGCDNSFGHIYQENHFMQEKLNVNFAFSDYEVLSSINRESCKTACLHDCLCAAVVFDPDNKRCWKKRSPLSNGRVELYPTTYFKIASNSSLDIPPLPPKVPAKGQNILMIVVLSVLLGSSVLVNFVFVGATCMGFFMFLKRNLLGPEISQNESSIENRLQQFTYKELIEATNGFKEELGRGSCGIVYKGETRLTGLIAVKMLDRVFEDIDREFKAEVNIIGQTHHKNLVRLVGYCDEKQRRLVVYEFLRNDTLARFLYGNPKPGWNQRIQIAFGIARGLVYLHEECSTQIIHCDIKPQNILLDDYCNARISDFGLSKLLLINQSHTKTNIRGTKGYVAPEWFRSAPVSVKVDVYSFGVVLLEIICCRRNVDMEVDEEEKSILTDWVYDCYLEGKLDYLVENDKEALDDIEMVERFVMVAIWCLQENPHVRPTMKQVMLMLEGILQVSLPPSPCPFSSIN; encoded by the coding sequence ATGGctatcctttttcttcttcttctccaacttCCCCTTTCCGTTGTCGTTGCTCAAACCAACGGCAAAATAAATGTTCCAACTTCTCTGACTGCaggaagcaaaaataatttatggCTTTCACCTTCTAAAGATTTTGCATTTGGATTCCACCAGCTTGACGATGATGCCTTCATACTTGCCATTTGGTATTACAAATTATCCCGCCAATTCACCCCAGTTTGGTATCCAAATGCAAATAAAGGTAAACCAGTTCCAAGGAATTCCAAACTGGAGCTAACTCCTGACAGTGCTCTCGTGCTAAAAAACGGTGCTGAAACATTATGGAACTCTGGAAAAACGAGTTCTGCTGATGTAAACTACGCTGTGATGAATGATACAGGCAACTTTATGCTGTTGGATATTTTTTCTAGACACATATGGGAGAGCTTCAACTATCCCACTGATACGCTGTTGCCTTCTCAGATCATGAAGTTAGGTGGTCCTCTTTCTGCCAGAACAAGTGACACCGACTTCGCACCGAGAAGATTCCAGTTTCGTTTGGATCTTGATGGTATTGCTAGGCTTATTTCCATAAATTTGCCTGGTAACTTTTCTTATTACGATTACTCTTCCACTGGCGATACATCGGATCCTGGTGACGAAGTAGTGTTTGATTCGTCAGGCTTGTATGTATTGACAAGAAATGAAAGCAAAATCTTTATTATGAAACCGGAAGTTCCGGTCTCAAATCCTTTGGACTACTATATGAGAGTGAGTCTTAATTTTGATGGGGCTCTTACCCTAAACTCTCACTCCAAGGATCCGTCTGCTGCAAATGAAACATGGACAACCATAACATCAATACCGGAGGATGTATGCTGGTCGATAAAAGGAGAAATGGGAAGTGGAGTATGTGGGTTTAATAGTATCTGCTCAATCCAATCTGATGGAAGGACAAATTGCATATGCCCAGATGGTTATTCTTTGGTCAATCCAGCTGATGCATATGGTGGCTGCAGACCAAATTTCTTACTGGGTTGTGATAATAGTTTCGGTCATATCTACCAGGAGAACCACTTCATGCAGGAGAAATTAAACGTTAATTTTGCATTTTCAGATTACGAAGTGCTTAGCTCTATTAATAGGGAGAGCTGCAAAACCGCTTGTTTACATGATTGTTTATGTGCAGCAGTCGTTTTTGACCCCGATAACAAGCGCTGTTGGAAGAAGAGGTCTCCACTTTCCAATGGGAGAGTTGAATTATATCCCACAACTTATTTCAAAATAGCTTCTAATTCGTCTCTTGACATCCCACCTCTTCCTCCAAAAGTCCCAGCTAAGGGCCAGAACATATTGATGATTGTGGTGTTGTCTGTTCTCTTAGGCAGTTCTGTGTTGGTCAATTTTGTATTTGTGGGTGCAACATGTATGGGTTTCTTTATGTTCTTGAAGAGGAATCTCCTTGGACCTGAAATTTCTCAAAATGAAAGTTCTATCGAAAACAGATTGCAGCAATTTACCTACAAGGAGCTGATAGAGGCCACAAATGGATTCAAGGAAGAGCTAGGAAGGGGATCTTGTGGGATAGTTTACAAAGGTGAAACGAGATTGACTGGTCTTATTGCTGTCAAGATGTTAGACAGAGTGTTTGAAGACATTGACAGAGAATTCAAAGCAGAAGTTAACATTATAGGCCAAACACATCACAAGAATCTTGTCCGGCTAGTTGGTTATTGTGATGAGAAACAACGCAGGTTGGTGGTATATGAATTCTTGAGAAATGACACTTTAGCAAGGTTCCTCTATGGAAATCCAAAACCTGGTTGGAACCAAAGGATACAAATAGCATTTGGGATTGCAAGAGGACTTGTTTACTTACATGAGGAATGCAGTACGCAGATCATCCATTGCGATATAAAGCCTCAAAATATACTTCTCGATGATTATTGCAATGCTCGGATTTCTGATTTTGGATTGTCAAAGCTTTTGTTAATCAATCAAAGCCATACAAAAACAAACATCAGAGGAACAAAAGGGTACGTTGCTCCTGAATGGTTCAGGTCAGCACCGGTGTCTGTGAAGGTCGATGTGTACAGTTTTGGTGTGGTGCTGCTAGAAATCATTTGCTGTAGGAGAAATGTAGATATGgaagttgatgaggaagagaAGAGCATTTTGACAGATTGGGTTTATGACTGCTATTTGGAAGGGAAATTAGATTATCTGGTTGAAAATGATAAGGAGGCCTTAGATGATATAGAGATGGTTGAGAGATTTGTGATGGTTGCCATTTGGTGCCTCCAGGAAAACCCGCATGTAAGACCCACCATGAAACAGGTTATGCTTATGCTTGAAGGAATACTTCAAGTTTCATTACCCCCAAGTCCTTGTCCCTTCAGTTCCATCAACTGA
- the LOC107429208 gene encoding probable transmembrane ascorbate ferrireductase 3, with product MQTNITYVYRPSASRLTIVAHLFGILTIVLLLVWLLHYRGGIEYDSDNADRVFNVHPFLMVGGFIFFAGEAIMAFKTVPSARQVQKFIHMFFHLSALILGVIGICAVFKYHDMINAPDMYSLHSWIGLGTFCLYCLQWLFGFVLFLVPGASEGAKSRMLPWHMFWGRLLLLMAICAALTGLMEKSSFLKLQHHRENHLMNFTGLSILLFGIFVDLSAVLAHYVY from the exons ATGCAAACCAATATTACCTATGTATACCGGCCATCAGCCTCTCGTTTAACTATAGTTGCACacttatttggcatcttaaCAATTGTTCTTCTGCTTGTTTGGTTGCTGCATTACCGTGGGGGTATCGAATACGATTCAGATAATGCAGATCGAGTTTTCAAT GTTCATCCATTTCTAATGGTTGGGggatttattttctttgctgGGGAAG CAATAATGGCGTTTAAGACAGTACCCTCCGCCAGGCAAGTACAGAAGTTCATACACATGTTTTTTCATCTTAGTGCGTTGATTCTGGGAGTTATTGGAATATGTGCTGTTTTCAAGTACCACGATATGATAAATGCACCAGACATGTATAGCCTACATTCATGGATTGGCTTGGGAACTTTCTGCTTGTACTGTTTGCAG TGGTTGTTTGGGTTTGTGCTGTTTCTGGTTCCAGGAGCTTCAGAGGGCGCAAAGAGTAGAATGCTTCCATGGCATATGTTCTGGGGTAGGCTATTGCTGTTAATGGCAATATGTGCAGCTCTTACTGGATTGATGGAGAAATCCTCATTCTTAAAACTTCAGCATCATCGCGAAAACCACTTGATGAACTTCACCGGGCTATCAATCCTCCTCTTTGGCATTTTTGTGGATCTCTCTGCCGTTCTTGCCCATTATGTTTATTGA